From one Dermacentor variabilis isolate Ectoservices chromosome 3, ASM5094787v1, whole genome shotgun sequence genomic stretch:
- the LOC142576431 gene encoding 3-beta-hydroxysteroid sulfotransferase-like — protein sequence MELRKPLHQVIDGVPRCAGIVPETLRENLKFRAQKGDVVQSTFPKSGTHWMMYIVQLILREGEPMTTHEEFAKDYRFIEYMDIKGWKSSLSVRAFATHLPLSEDTVTEEGKYIYVARNPWDVCVSMYHMVTNLSSYEYQDATFEEFVNVFVSGNFGYGDYFEHVALAYNLRQQPNVLFVTYEEMKKDTRDVIIKVAHFLGEHYGRALLENEALLDMMLESSKPERMRSVVVVDFRNSRSPHWKEVFDRSMVTCKQGYEGDPTKYGLVRTAKVGGWKEHFTPELLRRMEARIREAEPMSSFMDLWKDIRAEAFKLSQSVC from the coding sequence ATGGAACTGCGAAAACCATTACACCAAGTAATAGACGGAGTACCTAGGTGTGCAGGCATAGTTCCAGAGACGCTACGAGAAAACCTCAAGTTTCGAGCGCAAAAGGGAGATGTGGTGCAGTCAACGTTTCCGAAGAGCGGTACACACTGGATGATGTACATTGTCCAGCTTATTCTCAGAGAGGGTGAGCCAATGACAACGCACGAAGAGTTTGCTAAGGACTACCGCTTTATTGAGTATATGGACATAAAGGGCTGGAAGTCATCCCTGTCCGTGAGAGCTTTTGCCACGCACTTGCCCTTAAGTGAGGACACCGTCACCGAAGAAGGAAAGTACATTTACGTTGCCCGCAATCCATGGGACGTGTGCGTGTCAATGTACCACATGGTGACCAACCTCAGCTCATACGAGTACCAGGATGCCACGTTCGAAGAATTTGTTAACGTGTTTGTCAGCGGGAACTTTGGGTACGGTGACTACTTCGAACATGTGGCATTGGCTTACAACCTTAGGCAGCAACCAAACGTGCTCTTCGTGACTTACGAAGAAATGAAGAAGGACACTCGTGACGTGATTATCAAAGTAGCACACTTTTTGGGAGAGCACTATGGACGAGCTTTATTAGAAAATGAAGCACTGCTTGACATGATGCTGGAGAGCTCCAAGCCTGAACGCATGCGAAGTGTCGTAGTCGTTGACTTTCGCAATAGTCGCAGCCCTCACTGGAAAGAGGTATTTGATCGAAGCATGGTAACCTGCAAGCAGGGCTACGAAGGGGATCCAACGAAGTACGGTCTAGTACGAACAGCCAAAGTCGGAGGGTGGAAAGAACACTTCACACCAGAGCTACTTCGACGCATGGAAGCTAGGATCAGAGAGGCAGAGCCGATGTCATCATTTATGGATCTCTGGAAGGACATCCGAGCCGAGGCATTCAAATTATCGCAAAGTGTCTGCTGA